The following coding sequences lie in one uncultured Bacteroides sp. genomic window:
- a CDS encoding PG0541 family transporter-associated protein: MKSVLITFDQAFYDSVLAILDRNSCRGFSYVEDVRGRGSKTGDPHYGSHAWPSMCSAIITVVEDERVDRLLEMLHRLDKSTEQLGLRAFVWNIEKSI; encoded by the coding sequence ATGAAATCAGTCTTAATAACATTTGATCAGGCTTTTTATGATAGCGTATTGGCTATTTTAGATAGAAACAGTTGCCGTGGATTCTCTTATGTTGAAGATGTAAGGGGGAGAGGAAGCAAGACTGGAGATCCTCATTATGGAAGCCATGCCTGGCCATCCATGTGCTCTGCAATAATTACGGTTGTGGAAGATGAACGCGTAGATCGCCTTCTTGAAATGCTTCATCGATTGGATAAATCGACAGAACAACTTGGGCTTCGTGCTTTTGTCTGGAATATAGAAAAGAGTATCTAA